CCGGTGAATAGTTCGCAAACTCAAAACGGAACGCCTGCCAATAACCATGCGACCGGATAAACTCGACCCAGGGCTTCAGAAAGAAGGTATAATCACCCGGCTCGGGTATAAAGGGAATCATTAGCAGCTTGATCACCAATCCCATAGCGATCAACAGCGCAAGGAACTTTTTGTTTCTGAACAGAGATTGTAAAACAGGCAGGATCTTCAACATAGTATTTATTTTACAAAAAGACCGGAGGATAGTTATACACTATTCCTTCGGTCTTCTGATTAATATCCGGGTATCTGTTTATTTACCTAATATATCCATCGTATCGGAAGCAATCATATATTCTTCGTCAGTCGGCACAACGATAATTGTCACCTTACTGTCCGGAGTACTGATCACCATCTCTTCACCACGCATACCGTCGTTCTTCTGAACGTCGATCTTCATGCCCATGTATTCCATGTTTTCACATACAACACGACGGGTAGCCCACTGGTTTTCACCTACACCACCGGTCCATACAAGAATATCGCAACCACCCATAGCAGCTGCATAGGCACCGATATATTTCTTGATACGATAGTTGTAAATGTTCAATGCCATGATAGCACGCTTGTCGCCTTCAGCTACAGCAGCTTCGATCTCACGCATATCGGAAGAGATACCGGAAAGACCCAAAACACCACTTTGCTTATTGATCAGGTCAGACAAACCTTTTGCATCCAGTTTTTCCTTATCCATGATAAAAGAAAGAGCCCCTGCATCTACGTCACCGCAACGGGTTCCCATCAACAGACCTTCAACCGGAGTCAATCCCATAGAAGTATCTACGCTCTTACCGTTCTTTACAGCAGCGATTGAACCGCCGTTACCCACGTGAGCCGTGATGATCTTTTGTTCTTCATAAGGAACACCCAAAATTTCACACGCACGTTTTGAAACGTAACGGTGGCTGGTTCCGTGGAAGCCATAACGACGGATACCGTATTTCTTATACAGAGAATAAGGCAAACCATACATATAAGCATAATCAGGCATTGTCTGATGGAAAGCTGTATCGAATACACCTACCTGACGGATTCCCGGGATCAATGCGCTCATGGCACGGATACCTTTCAG
This is a stretch of genomic DNA from Parabacteroides chongii. It encodes these proteins:
- a CDS encoding acetate/propionate family kinase, translating into MKILVLNCGSSSVKYKLFDMDKHEVLAQGGVEKLGLPGSFLKFTQPDGKKVILEKDMPEHNAAIEFILSVLTDDQYGCIKSFNEIDAVGHRVVHGGEAFSSSVEITPEVIGKMVECIDLAPLHNPPNLKGIRAMSALIPGIRQVGVFDTAFHQTMPDYAYMYGLPYSLYKKYGIRRYGFHGTSHRYVSKRACEILGVPYEEQKIITAHVGNGGSIAAVKNGKSVDTSMGLTPVEGLLMGTRCGDVDAGALSFIMDKEKLDAKGLSDLINKQSGVLGLSGISSDMREIEAAVAEGDKRAIMALNIYNYRIKKYIGAYAAAMGGCDILVWTGGVGENQWATRRVVCENMEYMGMKIDVQKNDGMRGEEMVISTPDSKVTIIVVPTDEEYMIASDTMDILGK